Proteins encoded in a region of the Pieris rapae chromosome 10, ilPieRapa1.1, whole genome shotgun sequence genome:
- the LOC110999075 gene encoding uncharacterized protein LOC110999075 isoform X2, whose amino-acid sequence MMEYLLSWTLSAPFMEPPQSPKFNLPLWQPWIAPAHKETPSTASSGESEGDRTVSPETPREQPKELTGKWRRERRNRLPEYRPRDNCKMALRSQSFNEKRATPSIVRTRHSDGEFSDEADDAPANLTLLGKAPPEYPGKPEAPIDMRLRSRPAPPYTRPSVIKTSEPPPDSLSMCDTVIEEHFRRSLGDNYMNLIKKNTDGAQPGPKPNTKDRASSPIQFKADEPKTTKIIAMDVDDPSLSVDDHFAKALGDTWRQLQTKKPDQGVDDHFSKALGDTWKKIQTKHEEKKDQTKIITRSGVVI is encoded by the exons ATGATGGAATACTTGTTGTCTTGGACTTTAAGTGCCCCTTTCATGGAGCCACCACAATCGCCTAAGTTTAACTTGCCTCTTTGGCAGCCTTGGATTGCTCCTGCGCATaaag aaacGCCAAGTACAGCCTCCAGTGGTGAGTCGGAGGGAGATCGTACTGTTTCGCCAGAGACGCCGCGCGAACAGCCTAAAGAACTTACCGGCAAATGGCGGAGGGAGAGACGCAATCGCCTCCCCGAATATAGACCTag AGACAACTGCAAAATGGCTCTACGATCGCAGTCCTTCAATGAAAAGCGTGCCACGCCGAGTATAGTCCGGACGCGTCACAGCGACGGAGAATTCTCAGATGAGGCAGACGACGCCCCAGCAAACCTCACACTTCTTGGAAAAG CTCCTCCTGAGTACCCGGGTAAACCGGAGGCTCCGATAGATATGCGTCTGCGCAGCCGCCCAGCGCCGCCCTACACCCGCCCTAGCGTCATTAAGACTAGCGAACCTCCACCTG ATTCCCTATCAATGTGTGACACCGTAATAGAAGAACACTTCCGCCGCTCCCTCGGCGACAATTACATGAATCTCATAAAAAAGAACACAGATGGCGCTCAACCAGGTCCCAAACCGAACACAAAGGACCGGGCGAGCAGCCCCATACAATTCAAGGCGGACGAACCGAAAACGACGAAAATAATCGCCATGGACGTCGACGACCCCAGCCTTTCGGTTGACGACCACTTTGCCAAAGCGCTTGGCGACACCTGGCGGCAGTTGCAGACGAAAAAACCAGACCAAGGGGTTGACGACCACTTCAGCAAAGCCCTCGGCGATACGTGGAAGAAAATACAGACGAAACACGAAGAGAAGAAGGATCAGACGAAGATTATTACCAGGAGCGGAGTCGTTATATAA